A single region of the Cereibacter sphaeroides 2.4.1 genome encodes:
- a CDS encoding DUF481 domain-containing protein, with translation MKENFRIAGLTAFALLIGTTAVHAQVGTLTGTRQIEDRIEDIEDDVQDDLEEAQDPSRFGNPEFRPGFSGSASLGYSGSDGNTEEQNLTIGARLRHAQGPYVQNLGVVLDYAESDGDSDQEDIFMVYEGNYYFNEQFYGFVLGRAEFNGLADDEDATGEIADVPLGERVKTDGFIGVGPGYRVINRADMTWRVQAGVGLSYLEFGDDRDESEVGYIASSRFFYRINENVFLTNDTDVLSSDEALRVNNDFGVNIKMTDAFSTRVSYLTDYNESRAIRTDNKLGVSLVYGF, from the coding sequence ATGAAAGAGAATTTTCGCATTGCCGGCCTGACGGCTTTCGCCCTGCTCATCGGCACGACCGCCGTTCACGCGCAGGTGGGCACCCTCACCGGGACGCGGCAGATCGAGGATCGGATCGAGGACATCGAGGATGATGTTCAGGACGACCTCGAAGAAGCGCAGGATCCGTCCCGCTTCGGCAACCCCGAGTTCCGTCCCGGCTTCTCGGGCAGCGCCTCGCTCGGCTACAGCGGCAGCGACGGCAACACCGAGGAGCAGAACCTGACCATCGGTGCCCGTCTGCGCCACGCGCAGGGCCCGTATGTCCAGAACCTCGGCGTCGTTCTCGACTATGCCGAATCGGACGGCGACTCCGACCAGGAAGACATCTTCATGGTCTATGAGGGCAACTACTACTTCAACGAGCAGTTCTACGGCTTCGTGCTGGGTCGGGCGGAGTTCAACGGCCTCGCCGACGACGAGGATGCGACCGGCGAGATCGCCGACGTGCCGCTGGGCGAGCGGGTCAAGACCGACGGCTTCATCGGCGTCGGCCCGGGCTATCGGGTGATCAACCGTGCCGACATGACCTGGCGCGTCCAGGCCGGTGTGGGCCTCAGCTACCTCGAGTTCGGCGATGACCGGGACGAGTCCGAGGTGGGCTACATCGCCTCGTCGCGCTTCTTCTACCGGATCAACGAGAACGTCTTCCTGACCAACGACACCGACGTTCTGAGCTCGGACGAGGCGCTGCGCGTGAACAACGACTTCGGCGTCAACATCAAGATGACCGACGCCTTCTCGACGCGCGTGAGCTACCTGACTGACTATAACGAGAGCCGCGCGATCCGCACGGACAACAAGCTCGGCGTGTCGCTCGTCTACGGCTTCTGA
- the nusB gene encoding transcription antitermination factor NusB, which produces MSVKPDRRQMKSASRLYAVQALFQMETTGQTVEQVAREFETHRFGAVYEGDEMAEGDAKSFRAIVSGAVNRQAGIDQMTDRALVAKWPIDRIDPVIRALFRAAGSELLESETPPKVVINEFVDIAKAFFPEGREPKFVNAVLDHMAREARPEAFPQG; this is translated from the coding sequence ATGAGCGTGAAACCCGACAGGCGGCAGATGAAGTCGGCCTCGCGCCTCTATGCGGTGCAGGCGCTCTTTCAGATGGAGACCACCGGCCAGACGGTCGAGCAGGTGGCGCGCGAGTTCGAGACCCACCGGTTCGGCGCCGTCTATGAAGGCGACGAGATGGCCGAGGGGGATGCGAAGAGCTTCCGGGCGATCGTCTCGGGCGCGGTGAACCGTCAGGCGGGCATCGACCAGATGACCGACCGGGCGCTGGTGGCCAAATGGCCCATCGACCGGATCGACCCGGTGATCCGCGCGCTGTTCCGCGCGGCGGGCTCGGAGCTTCTCGAGAGCGAGACGCCGCCCAAGGTCGTCATCAACGAGTTCGTCGATATCGCCAAGGCCTTCTTCCCCGAGGGCCGAGAGCCGAAATTCGTCAATGCGGTCCTTGACCACATGGCGCGCGAGGCCAGGCCCGAGGCCTTTCCGCAGGGCTGA
- a CDS encoding 6,7-dimethyl-8-ribityllumazine synthase, translating to MAGSETHFTLPLPAFERPAKLLIVVAPYYRDIADDLIAGAKAVIESCGASWELIEVPGALELPTAIAMAERQANFDGYVALGCVIRGETTHYDTVCNDSSRGLMLLGLQGACIGNGILTVENRAQAVVRAAPSEQDKGGGAAAAALHLIALSRRWSGQRKGMGFKPVDEFRVAGTSEA from the coding sequence ATGGCCGGTTCCGAAACCCATTTCACCCTGCCGCTGCCCGCCTTCGAGCGGCCGGCGAAGCTTCTGATCGTAGTGGCCCCCTATTACCGCGACATCGCGGACGATCTGATCGCCGGCGCCAAGGCGGTGATCGAAAGCTGCGGCGCGAGCTGGGAGCTGATCGAGGTGCCCGGTGCGCTCGAACTGCCGACCGCCATCGCCATGGCCGAGCGTCAGGCGAACTTCGACGGCTATGTGGCGCTCGGCTGCGTGATCCGCGGCGAGACCACCCATTACGACACGGTCTGCAACGATTCGAGCCGGGGGCTGATGCTGCTGGGCCTGCAGGGCGCCTGCATCGGCAACGGCATCCTCACCGTCGAGAACCGCGCGCAGGCCGTCGTGCGGGCCGCGCCCTCCGAGCAGGACAAGGGCGGCGGGGCCGCCGCCGCGGCGCTCCACCTCATCGCGCTGTCGCGCAGATGGTCGGGCCAGCGCAAGGGCATGGGCTTCAAGCCGGTGGACGAGTTCCGCGTCGCGGGGACCAGCGAGGCATGA
- the ribB gene encoding 3,4-dihydroxy-2-butanone-4-phosphate synthase, translated as MSHSKTEYSDAISSIEEIIDDARNGRMFILVDHEDRENEGDLVIPAQMCTPAAINFMATHGRGLICLALPSARIDQLGLHLMTPKNSSRHETAFTISIEAREGVTTGISAADRARTVAVAIDPSKGPADIATPGHVFPLRARDGGVLVRAGHTEAAVDVSRLAGLNASGVICEIMNDDGTMARLPDLVAFAQRHGLKIGTISDLIAYRRRHDNLVKEKAVKHVTSCYGGDWLMRIFSDDTQGAEHVILSKGNVTDGEPVLVRMHALNPLEDVLGIGPAHAGDLHGAMRLIAQEGRGVVVLLRDVTMKLPMDDEASPQTLRQYGLGAQILSALGLSQIVLVTNSRAPKVVGLEAYGLSIVGTHHISEV; from the coding sequence ATGAGCCACAGCAAGACCGAATATTCCGACGCGATCTCGTCCATCGAGGAGATCATCGACGACGCGCGAAACGGGCGGATGTTCATTCTCGTGGACCACGAGGACCGCGAGAACGAGGGCGACCTCGTCATCCCCGCGCAGATGTGCACCCCCGCCGCCATCAACTTCATGGCGACCCACGGGCGCGGGCTGATCTGCCTCGCCTTGCCGTCGGCGCGGATCGACCAGCTCGGCCTGCATCTGATGACTCCGAAGAACTCCTCGCGGCACGAGACGGCCTTCACCATCTCGATCGAGGCGCGTGAGGGCGTCACCACCGGCATTTCGGCCGCCGACCGGGCCCGCACCGTGGCCGTGGCCATCGATCCGTCCAAAGGGCCGGCCGACATCGCGACGCCCGGCCATGTCTTCCCGCTCCGCGCCCGGGACGGGGGGGTCCTCGTCCGGGCCGGCCACACGGAGGCCGCGGTCGATGTGAGCCGTCTGGCCGGTCTCAATGCCTCGGGCGTGATCTGCGAGATCATGAACGACGACGGCACCATGGCCCGCCTGCCGGATCTCGTGGCCTTCGCCCAGCGGCACGGTCTCAAGATCGGCACGATCTCGGACCTGATCGCCTACCGTCGCCGGCACGACAATCTGGTGAAGGAGAAGGCGGTCAAGCACGTCACCTCCTGCTACGGCGGCGACTGGCTCATGCGCATCTTCTCCGACGATACGCAGGGGGCCGAGCATGTCATCCTGTCGAAGGGCAATGTCACCGACGGCGAGCCGGTGCTGGTGCGGATGCATGCGCTGAACCCGCTCGAGGACGTGCTGGGCATCGGCCCCGCCCATGCGGGCGATCTGCACGGCGCCATGCGCCTCATCGCGCAGGAGGGTCGGGGCGTCGTCGTGCTCCTGCGCGACGTCACGATGAAGCTTCCGATGGACGACGAGGCCTCACCCCAGACGCTGCGCCAGTATGGGCTCGGCGCCCAGATCCTCTCGGCGCTGGGCCTGTCCCAGATCGTGCTCGTCACCAACTCCCGTGCGCCGAAGGTGGTGGGTCTCGAGGCCTATGGCCTCTCCATCGTCGGCACGCACCATATTTCCGAGGTCTGA
- a CDS encoding riboflavin synthase: MFTGIVSDIGRVLELERTGDLRARIATAYDVEAIDIGASIACDGVCLTVVATGTEPSAWFDVNISGETLSKTVIGDWEPGRRINLERALKVGDELGGHIVSGHVDGVAEVVRAVPEGDSLRVTFRAPEALARFIAPKGSVALNGTSLTVNEVDGAEFGINFIPHTQEVTTWSGIAPGLRVNLEIDTLARYVARLNEFA, from the coding sequence ATGTTTACCGGGATCGTCAGCGATATCGGCCGCGTGCTGGAACTGGAACGGACGGGAGACCTCCGCGCCCGCATCGCCACCGCCTACGACGTGGAGGCCATCGACATCGGCGCCTCGATCGCCTGCGACGGCGTCTGCCTGACCGTCGTGGCCACGGGCACCGAGCCGTCTGCGTGGTTCGACGTCAATATCTCGGGCGAGACCCTGTCGAAGACCGTGATCGGCGACTGGGAGCCGGGTCGCCGCATCAATCTCGAGCGGGCCCTCAAGGTGGGCGACGAGCTCGGCGGTCATATCGTCTCGGGACATGTCGACGGGGTGGCCGAGGTGGTGCGGGCCGTGCCCGAGGGCGACAGTCTGCGCGTGACCTTCCGGGCGCCCGAGGCGCTGGCGCGCTTCATCGCGCCCAAGGGCTCGGTCGCGCTGAACGGCACCTCGCTCACCGTGAACGAGGTCGATGGCGCGGAGTTCGGGATCAACTTCATCCCGCACACGCAGGAGGTCACCACCTGGAGCGGCATCGCGCCCGGTCTGCGGGTCAATCTCGAGATCGACACGCTGGCGCGCTATGTCGCCCGGCTGAACGAGTTCGCCTGA
- a CDS encoding polysaccharide biosynthesis/export family protein, translated as MRLTTVRGARTLILLVLVSTTVAACGLPRSGPHKREIFAGSVERQGDAFIVPVNRFVSRVTAVTPAFGFSSNFRTADLVGSDVIAAGDTVGITVFENVRDDPLLGNSGQRVSSLDQVQVDGQGYIYVPYAGRIRAAGQTPDGLRQAITRKLDTQTPDPQVSVQRLAGDGSSVTVSGAVGSQGVFPIERPTRTLSSMLARAGGTTVPVTTAIVRVTRKGSTSQIWLQDLYDNPTLDIALRPGDVIVVEEDDRSFVALGATGRQTRIQFETQNVSAVEALAQVGGLNTNLADPKGVFVLRDEPAEIANSVLGRTDLVGDQRMVYVLDLTQPTGLFEARDFMIRDGDTVYVTEAPFVQWQKTLSAITGATAAANQAEAVGN; from the coding sequence GTGCGACTTACGACCGTCAGGGGCGCGAGGACGCTCATTCTTCTCGTGCTCGTATCCACGACGGTCGCCGCCTGCGGGCTGCCGCGCTCGGGGCCGCACAAGCGCGAGATCTTCGCAGGCTCCGTCGAGCGGCAGGGCGATGCCTTCATCGTTCCGGTCAACCGATTCGTGAGCCGCGTCACCGCCGTCACGCCCGCCTTCGGCTTCAGCTCGAACTTCCGCACGGCCGACCTCGTGGGCTCGGACGTGATCGCGGCGGGCGACACGGTGGGGATCACCGTCTTCGAGAACGTCCGTGACGATCCGCTGCTCGGCAACAGCGGCCAGCGGGTCTCGTCGCTCGATCAGGTGCAGGTGGACGGTCAGGGCTACATCTATGTGCCCTATGCCGGCCGGATCCGCGCCGCGGGCCAGACGCCCGACGGCCTCCGGCAGGCGATCACCCGCAAGCTCGACACCCAGACCCCCGATCCGCAGGTGTCGGTGCAGCGGCTGGCGGGCGACGGGTCGTCCGTCACCGTCTCGGGCGCCGTGGGCTCGCAGGGCGTGTTCCCGATCGAGCGGCCGACGCGGACTCTGTCCTCGATGCTGGCCCGGGCGGGAGGCACCACCGTGCCCGTCACCACGGCCATCGTGCGCGTGACCCGCAAGGGCAGCACCAGCCAGATCTGGCTGCAGGATCTCTACGACAATCCCACGCTCGACATCGCCCTGCGTCCGGGCGACGTGATCGTGGTGGAAGAGGACGACCGCTCGTTCGTGGCGCTCGGCGCGACGGGGCGCCAGACGCGCATCCAGTTCGAGACGCAGAACGTCTCGGCCGTCGAGGCGCTGGCGCAGGTGGGCGGCCTGAACACCAACCTCGCCGATCCGAAGGGCGTGTTCGTCCTGCGCGACGAGCCCGCCGAGATCGCCAATTCGGTGCTCGGGCGGACCGATCTCGTGGGCGATCAGCGGATGGTCTATGTGCTCGATCTGACGCAGCCCACCGGTCTGTTCGAGGCGCGCGACTTCATGATCCGCGACGGAGACACGGTCTATGTGACCGAGGCGCCGTTCGTCCAATGGCAGAAAACCCTCAGCGCGATCACGGGCGCCACGGCCGCCGCCAATCAGGCGGAGGCGGTCGGCAACTGA
- a CDS encoding MarR family winged helix-turn-helix transcriptional regulator, translated as MTVHAGILDGTQKAFLLGYLESLSLVERLHRLLLDVVKDEFERIGLLEINPVQALLLFNVGDNEVTAGELKTRGYYQGSNVSYNLKKLVELGYMHHQRSEIDRRSVRVRLTDKGRHVRQVLSDLFARHAEGLERRNVVGVSGMEDLNQALRRMERYWTEQIRYIY; from the coding sequence ATGACGGTACACGCAGGCATTCTCGATGGGACGCAGAAGGCCTTTCTGCTGGGCTATCTGGAAAGCCTTTCGCTAGTGGAGCGTCTGCACCGGCTGTTGCTCGACGTGGTCAAGGACGAGTTCGAGCGGATCGGGCTGCTCGAGATCAATCCTGTTCAGGCGCTGCTGCTGTTCAACGTGGGCGACAACGAGGTGACGGCGGGCGAACTGAAGACCCGCGGCTACTATCAGGGCTCGAACGTCAGCTACAATCTGAAGAAGCTGGTCGAACTCGGCTACATGCACCACCAGCGGTCCGAGATCGACCGGCGCTCGGTGCGGGTGCGGCTGACCGACAAGGGGCGCCACGTTCGCCAGGTCCTGTCCGACCTCTTCGCCCGCCATGCCGAGGGGCTCGAACGGCGCAATGTCGTGGGCGTCTCTGGGATGGAGGATCTGAACCAGGCATTGCGGCGCATGGAGCGCTACTGGACCGAACAGATCCGCTACATCTACTGA
- a CDS encoding FAD assembly factor SdhE — MIEAEDARLKRMSMRSWRRGTKEMDLILGPWSDAHLAGLSEERLALYDSLLNENDQDLLPWVLGQREPPAHLAALIAEIGAFARSRLAR, encoded by the coding sequence ATGATCGAGGCGGAGGACGCGCGGCTCAAGCGCATGTCCATGCGGTCGTGGCGGCGGGGGACCAAGGAGATGGACCTGATCCTCGGGCCCTGGTCGGACGCGCATCTGGCGGGCCTCTCCGAGGAGCGCCTTGCCCTCTATGATTCGCTCTTGAACGAGAACGACCAGGATCTCCTGCCCTGGGTGCTGGGTCAGCGCGAGCCGCCGGCCCATCTGGCCGCTCTGATCGCCGAGATCGGCGCCTTCGCCCGGTCCCGTCTGGCCCGCTGA
- a CDS encoding helix-turn-helix domain-containing protein, which translates to MAMDNQGWFSNETATFGDRLAGAREAAGLTQEEMARRLGVRLKTLQSWEDDLAEPRANRLQMMAGMLNVSLRWLLTGEGEGAEGPSEPAILTSEGREALAELARMRTQMLALAQEMGQLEKRMRALLRKEAE; encoded by the coding sequence ATGGCGATGGACAATCAGGGCTGGTTCAGCAACGAGACGGCGACCTTCGGGGACCGTCTGGCAGGCGCCCGCGAGGCCGCGGGCCTCACGCAGGAAGAGATGGCGCGCCGGCTCGGCGTGCGGCTCAAGACCCTGCAATCGTGGGAGGACGATCTGGCCGAGCCCCGCGCGAACCGGCTGCAGATGATGGCGGGAATGCTCAATGTGAGCCTGCGCTGGCTTCTGACCGGCGAGGGCGAGGGGGCGGAGGGGCCGTCCGAGCCCGCGATCCTGACCAGCGAGGGGCGCGAGGCGCTGGCCGAGCTTGCGCGGATGCGCACGCAGATGCTTGCGCTGGCTCAGGAGATGGGGCAGCTGGAAAAGCGGATGCGGGCGCTCTTGCGCAAGGAGGCGGAATGA
- a CDS encoding pyridoxal phosphate-dependent aminotransferase has protein sequence MAFLSDTLARVKPSQTIAVTNKARELAAAGRDVIGLGAGEPDFDTPDNIKAAAKRAIDAGRTKYTAVDGIPELKRAICEKFERENGLKYTPAQVTVGTGGKQILYNALVATLNPGDEVIIPAPYWVSYPDMVLLAGGTPVSVAAGMETGFKLTPEQLEAAITPRTKWFIFNSPSNPTGAAYTRAELAALCEVLMRHPQVWIMSDDMYEHLVFDDFDFTTPAQIEPGLYDRTLTCNGVSKAYCMTGWRIGYAAGPVELIRAMGTIQSQSTSNPCSIAQYAALEALSGPQEFLATNREAFQRRRDLVVSMLNEAKGVTCPNPEGAFYVYPDISGCIGKTSAGGAKITDDEAFASALLEETGVAVVFGAAFGLSPNFRISYATADEVLREACARIQAFCAGLS, from the coding sequence ATGGCCTTCCTCTCCGACACGCTTGCCCGCGTCAAACCGTCCCAGACGATCGCGGTCACCAACAAGGCGCGAGAGCTTGCGGCCGCCGGGCGCGACGTGATCGGCCTCGGCGCGGGCGAGCCCGATTTCGACACGCCCGACAACATCAAGGCCGCGGCCAAGCGCGCCATCGATGCGGGCCGCACCAAATACACCGCGGTCGACGGCATCCCCGAATTGAAGCGCGCGATCTGCGAGAAGTTCGAGCGCGAGAACGGGCTGAAATACACGCCGGCGCAGGTGACGGTCGGCACCGGCGGCAAGCAGATCCTCTACAACGCGCTGGTAGCGACGCTGAACCCGGGCGACGAGGTCATCATCCCCGCGCCCTACTGGGTGAGCTACCCCGACATGGTGCTTCTGGCCGGCGGCACGCCGGTCAGCGTGGCGGCCGGGATGGAGACGGGCTTCAAGCTCACGCCCGAGCAGCTCGAGGCGGCGATCACGCCCCGCACCAAATGGTTCATCTTCAACTCACCCTCGAACCCGACGGGGGCGGCCTACACCCGCGCCGAACTTGCCGCGCTCTGCGAGGTGCTGATGCGCCATCCGCAGGTCTGGATCATGTCCGACGACATGTACGAGCATCTGGTGTTCGACGATTTCGATTTCACCACGCCCGCGCAGATCGAGCCCGGCCTCTACGACCGCACGCTGACCTGCAACGGCGTCTCCAAGGCCTACTGCATGACCGGCTGGCGCATCGGCTATGCGGCGGGCCCGGTCGAGCTGATCCGCGCCATGGGCACCATCCAGTCGCAATCGACCTCGAACCCCTGCTCGATCGCGCAATATGCGGCGCTCGAGGCGCTGTCGGGGCCGCAGGAGTTCCTCGCCACGAACCGCGAGGCCTTCCAGCGCCGCCGCGATCTGGTGGTCTCGATGCTGAACGAGGCCAAGGGCGTGACCTGCCCCAACCCCGAGGGCGCCTTCTACGTCTATCCCGACATCTCGGGCTGCATCGGCAAGACCTCGGCCGGCGGCGCGAAGATCACGGATGACGAGGCCTTCGCCTCGGCGCTTCTGGAAGAGACGGGCGTGGCGGTGGTCTTCGGCGCGGCCTTCGGCCTCTCGCCCAACTTCCGCATCAGCTATGCCACCGCCGACGAGGTGCTGCGCGAGGCCTGCGCCCGCATCCAGGCCTTCTGCGCCGGCCTGAGCTGA
- a CDS encoding MATE family efflux transporter, which produces MVRSSTFTSHARAILALGLPLVGSHLAQMSLHVTDTVMLGWYGVTELAAVVLGASLFFVTFILGSGFAQAVMPMVAEALGRGDETQVRRDTRMGLWLSIAFGLLVYPLFWFSGSILLALGQQPEVAALAQDYLRIAGLGMVPALLIMVLKSYLSALERTQIVLWATLAAVVVNAGLNWVLIFGRFGAPELGVEGAAIASVGAQIMSLAALGLYAALLPPLRRFNLFQRFWRPDWHALARVFALGWPIGFTGLAEGAIFQAAALMMGWIGTVPLAAHGIAPEVTALAFMVHVGISNAATIRTGRADGAGNTEGLRDGAKVAILLSLGFGLVMVAIFLLFPGPIIALFLDRANPEFDEIVAFGSVLLAFAALFQIADAMQVIALGLLRGLRDTQVPMWLASFSYWMVGIPASYVLGFPMGLGGPGLWLGLVVGLTLAAILLMTRFWLRAPRLA; this is translated from the coding sequence ATGGTCCGTAGTTCCACCTTCACCAGCCATGCGCGGGCGATTCTCGCGCTGGGGCTCCCCCTCGTCGGCAGTCATCTGGCGCAGATGTCGCTGCATGTCACCGATACGGTGATGCTGGGCTGGTATGGCGTGACCGAACTGGCCGCCGTGGTGCTCGGCGCCTCGCTCTTCTTCGTGACATTCATCCTGGGCTCTGGCTTCGCGCAGGCCGTCATGCCGATGGTGGCCGAGGCGCTCGGGCGGGGCGACGAGACGCAGGTGCGGCGCGACACGCGGATGGGGCTCTGGCTCTCGATCGCCTTCGGGCTGCTCGTCTATCCGCTCTTCTGGTTCTCGGGCTCGATCCTTCTGGCGCTGGGCCAGCAGCCCGAGGTGGCGGCCCTTGCGCAGGATTACCTGCGGATCGCGGGGCTGGGCATGGTGCCGGCGCTGCTCATCATGGTGCTGAAGAGCTATCTCTCGGCGCTGGAGCGGACGCAGATCGTGCTCTGGGCCACGCTTGCCGCGGTGGTGGTCAATGCGGGCCTCAACTGGGTGCTGATCTTCGGCAGGTTCGGCGCGCCGGAGCTGGGCGTGGAGGGGGCCGCCATCGCCTCAGTCGGGGCGCAGATCATGTCGCTCGCCGCGCTCGGCCTCTATGCGGCCCTTCTGCCGCCGCTGCGCCGGTTCAACCTGTTCCAGCGCTTCTGGCGCCCCGACTGGCATGCGCTGGCGCGGGTCTTCGCGCTGGGCTGGCCCATCGGCTTCACCGGGCTTGCCGAGGGCGCGATCTTTCAGGCGGCGGCGCTGATGATGGGCTGGATCGGCACCGTGCCGCTCGCCGCCCACGGGATCGCGCCCGAGGTGACGGCGCTGGCCTTCATGGTCCATGTGGGGATCTCGAACGCGGCGACGATCCGCACGGGCCGCGCGGACGGGGCGGGCAACACGGAGGGCCTGCGGGACGGAGCGAAGGTCGCGATCCTGCTCTCGCTGGGCTTCGGCCTCGTGATGGTGGCGATCTTCCTCTTGTTCCCGGGCCCGATCATCGCGCTCTTCCTCGACCGGGCGAACCCCGAGTTCGATGAGATCGTGGCCTTCGGCTCGGTGCTGCTGGCCTTCGCGGCCCTGTTCCAGATCGCCGACGCCATGCAGGTGATCGCGCTCGGCCTGCTGCGCGGGCTGCGCGACACGCAGGTGCCGATGTGGCTGGCGAGCTTCAGCTACTGGATGGTGGGGATCCCGGCGAGCTATGTGCTCGGCTTTCCGATGGGGCTCGGCGGCCCCGGCCTCTGGCTCGGCCTCGTGGTGGGGCTGACGCTGGCCGCGATCCTGCTCATGACCCGCTTCTGGCTCCGCGCGCCCCGGCTGGCCTGA
- a CDS encoding SAM-dependent methyltransferase, which produces MSLGRLFDPVHYRRMWDERYRSADYLFGKEPSAFALRAAALLPARAELLCLGDGEGRNSVYLAGLGHRVTAMDLSEVALAKARTLAAERGVAVELHHADVAQWDWSRPFDAVLGIFIQFAPPALRREIHAGIARAVRPGGLVLLHGYAPRQVGYGTGGPSAAENMYELADLAADFPGWERLVARDADEEIHEGRAHAGLSALVDFVARKPLSA; this is translated from the coding sequence ATGAGCCTTGGCCGGCTGTTCGATCCGGTGCACTATCGGCGCATGTGGGATGAACGCTACCGCAGCGCCGATTACCTTTTCGGCAAGGAGCCGTCGGCCTTCGCACTGCGCGCGGCGGCCCTCCTGCCCGCGCGGGCCGAGCTTCTCTGCTTGGGCGACGGGGAGGGGCGGAACTCCGTGTATCTGGCCGGGCTCGGGCACCGGGTGACGGCGATGGATCTGTCGGAGGTGGCGCTGGCCAAGGCCCGGACGCTCGCGGCCGAGCGGGGCGTGGCGGTCGAGCTGCACCACGCCGACGTGGCGCAATGGGACTGGAGCCGGCCCTTCGACGCCGTGCTGGGCATCTTCATCCAGTTCGCCCCGCCCGCGCTCCGGCGCGAGATCCATGCGGGCATCGCCCGCGCGGTGCGGCCCGGCGGGCTGGTCCTCCTGCACGGCTATGCGCCGCGTCAGGTGGGCTACGGGACGGGCGGCCCCTCGGCGGCCGAGAACATGTATGAGCTGGCCGATCTCGCGGCGGACTTCCCGGGCTGGGAGCGGCTCGTGGCCCGCGATGCGGATGAGGAGATCCACGAGGGCCGGGCCCATGCCGGTCTTTCCGCGCTGGTGGATTTCGTGGCACGAAAGCCTCTTTCTGCCTGA
- the ppk2 gene encoding polyphosphate kinase 2 yields the protein MAEDRAMPVMPPAADAAEAVPAAPTALPEEGPAGPEAPLQTLHGPRHFPAVDANAIRQAFEGGHYPYPRRLGRVVYEAEKARLQAELLKVQIWAQETGQKFVILMEGRDAAGKGGTIKRFMEHLNPRYARVVALTKPGERERGQWFFQRYIEHLPTAGEIVFFDRSWYNRAGVERVMGFCTPSEYLEFMRQAPELERMLVRSGIRLYKYWFSVTRDEQRARFLARETDPLKRWKLSPIDKASLDKWDDYTEAKEAMFFYTDTADAPWTIVKSNDKKRARLNCMRHFLSSLDYPGKDPEVVGVPDPLIVGRAAQVIGTAADILDSATPPALRKPRQG from the coding sequence ATGGCCGAAGACCGCGCGATGCCCGTGATGCCGCCTGCCGCAGACGCGGCCGAGGCGGTGCCTGCCGCCCCCACGGCCCTGCCGGAAGAGGGGCCCGCAGGGCCCGAGGCCCCTCTTCAGACGCTGCACGGACCGCGCCATTTCCCGGCCGTGGATGCGAATGCGATACGGCAGGCCTTCGAGGGCGGGCATTATCCCTATCCGCGCCGGTTGGGCCGCGTGGTCTACGAGGCCGAGAAAGCCAGATTGCAGGCCGAACTGCTGAAGGTGCAGATCTGGGCGCAGGAGACCGGGCAGAAGTTCGTCATCCTGATGGAAGGGCGCGACGCCGCCGGCAAGGGTGGCACGATCAAGCGCTTCATGGAGCATCTCAATCCGCGCTATGCCCGCGTCGTGGCCCTGACCAAGCCCGGCGAGCGCGAGCGCGGCCAATGGTTCTTTCAGCGCTATATCGAACATCTGCCGACCGCGGGCGAGATCGTCTTTTTCGACCGCAGCTGGTATAACCGCGCGGGCGTCGAGCGGGTGATGGGGTTCTGCACCCCCTCGGAATATCTCGAATTCATGCGCCAGGCGCCCGAGCTCGAGCGGATGCTGGTCCGCTCGGGGATCCGGCTCTACAAATACTGGTTCTCGGTGACGCGCGACGAACAGCGCGCCCGCTTCCTCGCCCGCGAGACCGATCCCCTGAAACGCTGGAAGCTCTCGCCCATCGACAAGGCGAGCCTCGACAAGTGGGACGATTATACCGAGGCGAAGGAGGCGATGTTCTTCTACACCGACACGGCCGATGCGCCCTGGACCATCGTCAAGTCCAACGACAAGAAGCGCGCGCGGCTGAACTGCATGCGGCACTTCCTGTCGAGCCTCGACTATCCGGGCAAGGACCCGGAGGTGGTGGGCGTGCCCGATCCGCTGATCGTGGGACGTGCGGCGCAGGTGATCGGCACGGCGGCCGACATCCTCGACAGCGCCACGCCGCCCGCGCTGCGCAAGCCGCGTCAGGGATGA